GTCCGGATCGGTCATCTCGGTCACGAGCACTTCGCCCTCCTGGAATTTGACCATGTCGTGGACGTCCTTGATGACCCGCACTTTGCCGGAACCGATCTTCGAACCGATGGACAGGCCGGTGGCCAGGATCCGGCCGCGCTTCTTCAGCAGATATTCCTCGATGACGTTGAGGTCGCGTTCGGCCTGGACCGTCTCCGGCCGCGCCTGGACGATGAAGAGCTCGCCGGTCTTGCCGTCCTTGGCCCACTCCATGTCCATAGGCTGCAGGTGGCCGGCGCGCTTGGAATAATATTCCTCGATCATCGTGCCCCACTTCGCGAGCTTCAGGATCTCGTCGTCGGTCAGACAGAAACGCTGACGATCCTCGGCGGAAACCGGCACGGTCCGGATGGTCGAACCGCCCTCAAGACTGTAAATGATCTTAGTCTCCTTCATACCCAGCGTCTTGCCGACGATCGGCCGGAAACCCTGGAGCAGGGTCGGCTTGTAGACGTAGAACTGGTCCGGATTGACCTTGCCCTGGACCACGCTCTCGCCGAGGCCGTACGCGCCGTTGATCAGGATCGCGTCCTTGAAACCGGATTCCGTGTCGATCGAGAACATCACGCCGGCGCAGGAGAGATCGGAACGGACCATCTTTTGAACGCCGACCGATAGCGCCACTTTCATGTGATTGAAGCCTTTCTCAACGCGATAGACGATGGCGCGGTTGGTGAAAAGCGACGCGAAGCAGCGTTTGACCGCGTCCTGCAGAGCGAAGTCGCCCTTGATGTTGAGATAGGTATCCTGCTGGCCGGCGAAAGAAGCGCCCGGCAGATCCTCCGCGGTCGCCGAAGACCGGACGGCCGTATCCACTTCCTGGCCGCCATAGCGGGCGCACATCTTCTTGTAAGCCGCGGAAATGGCCTGGCGCAATTCCGGCGAAACCTCGGCCGCGAGAATCGCCTGGCGCACGAGTCCGCCGCGCTCGGCCAGATCCTCGACATCCTTGACGTCCAGACCCTTGAGGATCGCCGCAATCTTCGGCCGGATGCCAGCGTGGTCGAGGAAATGCCAGTAAGCCGCGGAGGTCACGGCAAAACCGTCGGGAATCGGGATGCCGCGCCTGGTGAGATTCTGGAACATCTCGCCCAAGGAGGCGTTCTTGCCGCCGACGATGGCGACGTCATCCATGTCGATCTCGCTGAAGAATTTGATGAACGGCGCGGCGACTGGCTTCTTGGACATAAGATGAACGGATGACGCCAGCCCCGGCGGCCGGCGTCGTTTTTTATCTATTCGATCGATTTAAGTTCGATGAGATTGAGGCCGCCCGAAGAACCGACCGGTTCGCCGGCGATGGCGATGATAAGGTCGCCTTTTTTGACGGCTTTGACCTTCTTCATGTAGCCGATGGAGCGGTCGATGAGTTCCTCGATGGAGTGGCAGCGCGGCAGCAGGAACGGCACGACGCCCCAGGACAGATTGAGCTGATGCCGGACGCGCTCGGAATCGGTGGAGACGTAGATCGGCATCTCTGGACGGTAGCGGCTGACGATGCGGCCGGCGTTGCCGGAAAGCGAGGCGACGAGGATCAGTTTGGCCTTGGTGTCGCGGGCCAGGATGTTGGCCACGCCGGACACGGCTTCTTCGGAACTGGACTTGCCGGACAGGAAACCAGGCTCGCGTTCGGTGTTGTCATATTCCGACATCTCGGTCTCGTGGATGATCTTGGCCATGGTGCTGACCGCCTCGACCGGATACTTGCCGGAAGCGGTCTCGCCAGAAAGCATCACCGCGTCGGTGTGATCGATGACCGCGTTCGCGACGTCCGAGACCTCGGCGCGGGTCGGCCGCGGATTCCGCATCATGGAATCGAGCATCTGGGTCGCGACGATGACCGGCTTGCCGGCCGCGCGGCACTTGTCGATGATGCGTTTCTGAATGAGCGGCACTTCCTCCGCCGGCATCTCGATGCCGAGATCGCCGCGCGCGACCATGATACCATCGACCGCTTCGATGATCTCGTCGATATGCTTCACAGCCTCGTGTTTCTCGATCTTGGCGATGATGCGGATCGGCGGGACGTAAACATAGCTGCCGCCGAGCTTGGCCTTGTGATCCTCGATCAGGTAGCGCAGGTCGTAGACCTCCTTGGCCGACCGGACGAAAGACAGCGCGATCCAATCCACGTGATGCTCCACGCCGAACTCGACGTCCGCCGCGTCCTTCTCGGTGATTGCTGGAATGGACAGCGTTGCGGTCGGCAGGTTGATACCCTTATGCGACGTCAGGATCCCGCCGGTCACGACCTCGCAGGTGATATCCCGGCCTTTGACTCCGATGACGCGCACATCCATGAGACCGTCGTCCAGGAGCAGCCGGTCGCCGCTTTTCACATCTTCATGCAGCTTCTCATAACCGACCGGGATCTTCGGCGGCGCGGCCAGGCGGTCGGTCGTGAACACGACCTTCGTCCGCGGCACAAGTTTGACGCCTTCCGCGGGCAGATTGCCGATCCGCACTTTCGGTCCCTGGAGATCTTGAAGAATAGCCACGGGCTCGTTGGTCTGGCTCGAAAGCATCCGCAACGCGCCGATGAGCTTGGCGTGCTCTTCGTGAGTGCCATGGGAAAAATTCAGCCGAGCGACGTTCATGCCGGCGCGAACCATGGCCGTGAGAGTGCTCGGGCTGCCGGAAGCCGGCCCAATGGTGCAGACGATCTTGGTTCTCTTATTTTGGCTCATAAGGCGGTTGAGGCAGGCTGTCTGTGAGGTTGCGTCCGCCGAGCTTAGCTTCAGCGCGACTTCTCGAATAATTATACCAAAAATCAGCCTCCGGCAGAATGGCTGTCTGTCTTCTGACGGATACAAAAACCACCGAGCTGATCTCGGTGGTTCGCCATTATGCAATCTCTGCGCTTAACCCATCTTGCGCCTGATGAAGGCTGGGATCTCCAGATCCTCTTCGGCCGCCGGTTCTTCAGCCCGATTATCCCGGATGCCGGCCAGGACGCGTTTGACGAATGGAGCGGTCGACGCAGCCTGTTCGGCGGCTGCCGGAGCGGCTTCCGCCGCTTTGACCTTGACCGTCTGGCGCGGCTGTTCTTCAACAGCCGCGGCCGAAGCGCGGCCGTCCTTGGTCAGAAAACGATTGGCCGAATAGCCAGCCTGGTCAGCGGCGCCTTTTTCCTGGCGCAACATCTTGCGCTCGCCGTCGAATCCGGTCGCGATGACGCAGACCTTGACCTCGTCCTTCATGGATTCGTCGATGACCGTGCCGAAGATGACCTTGGCGGTCTCATGGGCGTTCGAGGTGATGATCTTGGCCGCCTCCGAAACCTCATGCATGCCGAGCTTGCTGCTGCCGGTGATGGTAAAGAGAACGCCACGAGCCCCCTCGATCGAAACCTCGAGCAGCGGGCTTGAAACGGCGCGTTTAGCGGCCTCCACGGCCCGATTCTCGCCGGAAGCGCGACCGATGCCCATGAGCGCGGTGCCGGAACCGTTCATGATCGCCCGGACATCGGCGAAATCGACATTGATGAGTCCGGGAACGGTGATGACCTCGGAAATGCCCTGAACACCCTGGCGCAACACGTCGTCAACGGTCTCAAAAGCATCCAAAAGCGAAGTGTTCTTATCGACGATCTGCAACACGCGATCGTTCGGGATGGTGATGATGGTATCGACCTGATTGGCCAGTTCGGCATGAGCGCGTTCGGCGATATCGCGGC
This is a stretch of genomic DNA from Patescibacteria group bacterium. It encodes these proteins:
- the pyk gene encoding pyruvate kinase, which codes for MSQNKRTKIVCTIGPASGSPSTLTAMVRAGMNVARLNFSHGTHEEHAKLIGALRMLSSQTNEPVAILQDLQGPKVRIGNLPAEGVKLVPRTKVVFTTDRLAAPPKIPVGYEKLHEDVKSGDRLLLDDGLMDVRVIGVKGRDITCEVVTGGILTSHKGINLPTATLSIPAITEKDAADVEFGVEHHVDWIALSFVRSAKEVYDLRYLIEDHKAKLGGSYVYVPPIRIIAKIEKHEAVKHIDEIIEAVDGIMVARGDLGIEMPAEEVPLIQKRIIDKCRAAGKPVIVATQMLDSMMRNPRPTRAEVSDVANAVIDHTDAVMLSGETASGKYPVEAVSTMAKIIHETEMSEYDNTEREPGFLSGKSSSEEAVSGVANILARDTKAKLILVASLSGNAGRIVSRYRPEMPIYVSTDSERVRHQLNLSWGVVPFLLPRCHSIEELIDRSIGYMKKVKAVKKGDLIIAIAGEPVGSSGGLNLIELKSIE
- the ftsZ gene encoding cell division protein FtsZ, which codes for MAEVKPAIETFAKIKVIGIGGSGNSAVNRMIQSKIKGVEFIAANTDVQALHYSQAPQKIHLGKAATRGLGAGMNPELGRTAAEESQNEIRDALKGADMVFITCGLGGGTGSGGSPLVAEIARDLGALTVAVVTKPFSFEGAQRRDIAERAHAELANQVDTIITIPNDRVLQIVDKNTSLLDAFETVDDVLRQGVQGISEVITVPGLINVDFADVRAIMNGSGTALMGIGRASGENRAVEAAKRAVSSPLLEVSIEGARGVLFTITGSSKLGMHEVSEAAKIITSNAHETAKVIFGTVIDESMKDEVKVCVIATGFDGERKMLRQEKGAADQAGYSANRFLTKDGRASAAAVEEQPRQTVKVKAAEAAPAAAEQAASTAPFVKRVLAGIRDNRAEEPAAEEDLEIPAFIRRKMG